The proteins below come from a single Tsuneonella deserti genomic window:
- a CDS encoding GFA family protein, translating to MSRVAKCQCGALTAVCEGEPEYVSACHCLDCQRRSGAPFAAQARFRADRVVFHGDSRVWSRKGDEGGVADMHFCPGCGSTVWYMARSKPDLVAIPVGTMGDPAMPPPAYSVYEGRKYPWVCIIGDDIERYD from the coding sequence GTGAGCCGCGTCGCAAAGTGCCAGTGCGGCGCGCTGACCGCCGTTTGCGAGGGCGAGCCCGAATACGTTTCGGCATGTCACTGCCTCGATTGCCAGCGCCGAAGCGGCGCCCCGTTCGCGGCACAGGCGCGATTCCGCGCGGACCGGGTGGTCTTTCACGGTGACAGCCGCGTATGGTCGCGCAAGGGCGACGAAGGCGGGGTGGCGGACATGCATTTCTGCCCTGGCTGCGGCTCCACCGTCTGGTACATGGCCCGCTCGAAACCGGATCTGGTCGCCATTCCGGTAGGCACCATGGGCGATCCGGCCATGCCCCCGCCTGCCTACTCCGTGTATGAAGGCCGCAAGTACCCGTGGGTTTGCATCATCGGCGACGATATCGAACGCTATGACTGA
- the ruvA gene encoding Holliday junction branch migration protein RuvA — translation MIAKLRGLLDETGVDWAVIDVAGVGYLVHCSSKTLAALGEAGEACTLFTDLQVSENDMRLLGFATAGERDWFRLLTQVQGVGSKVALAILSALGTDELQRACAAQDAATVARAQGVGPKLASRIVNELKDKAGALPAAGGMAAPLPKGGASADAVSALQNLGFKPPVAAAAVARAIEELGEGAAEGDLIRVALMRAAG, via the coding sequence ATGATTGCGAAACTTCGGGGCCTGCTCGACGAAACCGGTGTGGACTGGGCGGTGATCGACGTCGCGGGCGTCGGCTACCTCGTCCACTGCTCGTCCAAGACGCTCGCCGCCCTGGGCGAAGCGGGAGAGGCGTGCACGCTCTTCACCGACCTGCAGGTGAGCGAGAACGACATGCGCCTGCTGGGCTTCGCCACGGCCGGGGAACGCGACTGGTTCCGCTTGCTCACGCAGGTGCAGGGAGTTGGCAGCAAGGTTGCGCTGGCGATTCTCTCCGCCCTCGGCACCGACGAGCTGCAGCGCGCCTGCGCCGCGCAGGATGCCGCCACCGTGGCGCGGGCTCAGGGCGTTGGACCCAAGCTCGCCAGCCGCATCGTCAACGAGCTGAAGGACAAGGCAGGCGCGCTGCCTGCCGCTGGCGGAATGGCGGCACCGTTGCCGAAGGGCGGAGCCAGCGCCGACGCGGTTAGCGCCCTGCAGAACCTCGGGTTCAAGCCCCCCGTCGCCGCCGCCGCCGTCGCCCGCGCGATCGAGGAACTGGGCGAGGGCGCGGCGGAAGGCGATCTCATCCGCGTGGCGCTAATGAGGGCAGCGGGGTGA
- the aroC gene encoding chorismate synthase has product MSWNTFGRVLRMTTWGESHGPALGAVLDGCPPGLSLAEGDIQPWLDARRPGQNKFTTQRQEPDPVRILSGTFEGQDGTQRTTGTPISLMIENVDQRSKDYSEVARAYRPGHADYAYDAKYGFRDYRGGGRSSARETAARVAAGAVARLVIPEVTIEAYVVEIGGDSIDRARFDAAEIANNPFWCPDPAAAARWAQAVDEARLAGSSLGAVVECVAQGVPAGWGAPIYAKLDADLAGAMMGINAVKGVEIGDGFTAARLSGEQNADPMRPGGGPPVFQANHAGGIAGGISTGQPVVLRVAFKPTSSILTPVETIDREGNATEIRTKGRHDPCVGIRGTPVVAAMMALVLADHKLLHRAQCG; this is encoded by the coding sequence ATGAGCTGGAACACCTTCGGCCGCGTGCTGCGCATGACCACCTGGGGCGAGAGCCACGGGCCCGCGCTCGGCGCGGTGCTCGACGGGTGCCCGCCCGGCCTCTCGCTGGCGGAAGGCGACATCCAGCCGTGGCTCGATGCTCGGCGGCCGGGGCAGAACAAGTTCACGACCCAGCGGCAGGAACCCGATCCGGTCCGCATCCTCTCCGGCACGTTCGAGGGCCAAGACGGCACACAACGCACGACCGGAACCCCGATCAGCCTGATGATCGAGAACGTGGACCAGCGATCGAAGGACTATTCGGAAGTCGCCCGGGCATACCGCCCCGGCCATGCCGATTACGCCTACGACGCCAAGTACGGCTTTCGCGACTATCGCGGCGGCGGGCGCTCGTCGGCGCGCGAGACGGCGGCGCGGGTGGCGGCGGGCGCGGTGGCGCGACTGGTCATCCCCGAAGTCACGATCGAGGCCTACGTGGTCGAAATCGGCGGCGACTCGATCGACCGCGCGAGGTTCGACGCGGCCGAAATCGCCAACAACCCCTTCTGGTGCCCCGATCCGGCCGCGGCCGCGCGCTGGGCGCAGGCGGTGGACGAGGCGCGGCTCGCCGGATCATCCCTCGGCGCGGTGGTCGAATGCGTCGCGCAAGGGGTCCCCGCCGGCTGGGGCGCGCCGATCTATGCCAAGCTCGATGCCGATCTGGCGGGCGCGATGATGGGCATCAACGCGGTCAAGGGCGTGGAAATCGGTGATGGCTTCACCGCGGCGCGCCTGTCCGGTGAGCAGAATGCCGACCCGATGCGGCCCGGCGGCGGCCCGCCGGTCTTCCAAGCGAACCACGCTGGCGGCATCGCCGGTGGCATCTCGACCGGTCAGCCTGTGGTGCTGCGGGTGGCGTTCAAGCCCACCAGTTCGATCCTCACCCCGGTCGAAACCATCGACCGCGAGGGCAACGCGACCGAAATCCGCACCAAGGGTCGCCACGATCCCTGCGTGGGGATCCGCGGCACGCCGGTAGTCGCGGCGATGATGGCGCTGGTGCTGGCCGACCACAAGCTGCTGCACCGGGCGCAGTGCGGCTGA
- the acnA gene encoding aconitate hydratase AcnA: protein MTQVGKDSLATRSTLTVGGKDYAYYSLKKAAEKIGDVSRLPFSMKVLLENLLRFEDAGFTVSVGHIQALADWQRNPSTGGEIQYRPARVLMQDFTGVPCVVDLAAMRDAIAKLGGDTKKINPLVPVHLVIDHSVMVDEFGTPKAFEKNMELEYQRNAERYDFLKWGSKSLDNFKAVPPGTGICHQVNLENIAQCVWTSTDDGGATVAYPDTCVGTDSHTTMVNGLGVLGWGVGGIEAEAAMLGQPVSMLIPEVVGFRMTGKLAEGVTATDLVLTCTQMLRARGVVGRFVEYFGEGLASLSLADRATLANMAPEYGATCGFFGIDDKTLEYLRLTGRAEEQIALVEAYAKEQGLWIDPSAEEPVFTDTLELDLATVVPSLAGPKRPQDKVALPDVDKLFNDQLRDIYGKSKPTLCPVDSAGHDVGDGDVVIAAITSCTNTSNPDVLIAAGLVAKKAHERGLKPKPWVKTSLAPGSQVVTDYLVKAGLQQHLDAIGFDLVGYGCTTCIGNSGPLAEPISNAINGNDIVAASVLSGNRNFEGRVSPDVRANFLASPPLVVAYALKGTVTEDMIDTPIGTGSDGTDVYLKDIWPSNDEIATIRAGAIDRAMFTARYADVYKGDAHWQAIDVTGSDTYSWRAGSTYVANPPYFEGMTMTPAPVMDIVAAKPLAILGDSVTTDHISPAGSIKADSPAGRYLQEHQVAKADFNSYGSRRGNHEVMMRGTFANIRIKNEMVPGVEGGMTKYAGETMAIYDAAMKHKADGTPLVVVAGKEYGTGSSRDWAAKGTNLLGVRAVIVESFERIHRSNLVGMGVLPLQFREGESRQTLKLTGDDTFTIRGLAEIKPQQDVEVEVTRADGSTFTFTARCRIDTANELEYFANGGILHYVLRKLAA, encoded by the coding sequence ATGACCCAGGTCGGCAAGGACTCGCTCGCAACCCGCAGCACGTTGACGGTCGGCGGCAAGGATTACGCCTACTACTCGCTGAAGAAGGCGGCCGAGAAGATCGGCGACGTCAGCCGCCTGCCCTTCAGCATGAAGGTCCTGCTGGAAAACCTGCTCCGCTTCGAGGATGCCGGCTTCACCGTTTCGGTCGGTCACATCCAGGCGCTGGCGGACTGGCAACGCAACCCTTCGACCGGCGGCGAGATCCAGTACCGCCCGGCCCGCGTGCTGATGCAGGACTTCACCGGCGTTCCCTGCGTGGTCGATCTGGCCGCGATGCGCGATGCGATCGCAAAGCTTGGCGGCGATACCAAGAAGATCAATCCACTGGTCCCCGTGCACCTCGTCATCGACCACTCTGTGATGGTCGACGAGTTCGGCACGCCCAAGGCGTTCGAAAAGAACATGGAGCTGGAATACCAGCGCAACGCCGAACGTTACGACTTCCTCAAGTGGGGATCGAAGAGCCTCGACAACTTCAAGGCGGTGCCTCCCGGCACCGGCATCTGTCACCAGGTGAACCTGGAAAACATCGCCCAGTGCGTGTGGACCTCAACCGACGATGGCGGCGCGACGGTCGCCTATCCCGACACTTGCGTCGGCACCGATAGCCACACGACGATGGTCAACGGCCTCGGCGTGCTCGGCTGGGGCGTGGGCGGGATCGAGGCGGAGGCCGCGATGCTCGGCCAGCCGGTCTCGATGCTCATCCCCGAAGTGGTTGGCTTCCGCATGACCGGCAAGCTGGCCGAGGGAGTCACCGCGACCGACCTCGTGCTCACCTGCACGCAGATGCTGCGCGCCCGCGGGGTGGTGGGGCGGTTCGTCGAATACTTCGGCGAAGGCCTCGCCTCGCTCAGCCTCGCCGACCGCGCGACACTCGCCAACATGGCGCCGGAATACGGCGCGACCTGCGGCTTCTTCGGCATCGACGACAAGACGCTCGAATACCTGCGCCTCACGGGCCGCGCGGAAGAGCAGATCGCGCTGGTCGAGGCCTACGCCAAAGAGCAGGGCCTGTGGATCGACCCGTCGGCGGAGGAGCCGGTGTTCACCGACACGCTGGAGCTGGACCTCGCCACCGTCGTCCCGAGCCTCGCCGGTCCCAAGCGCCCGCAGGACAAGGTCGCGCTGCCCGACGTGGACAAGCTGTTCAACGACCAGCTCAGGGACATCTACGGCAAGTCCAAACCCACGCTCTGCCCGGTCGACAGCGCCGGCCATGATGTGGGCGATGGCGACGTGGTGATCGCCGCGATCACCAGCTGCACCAACACCTCCAACCCGGACGTGCTGATCGCCGCCGGCCTGGTCGCCAAGAAGGCGCACGAGCGCGGTCTGAAGCCCAAGCCGTGGGTCAAGACAAGCCTGGCGCCGGGATCGCAGGTGGTCACCGATTACCTCGTCAAGGCCGGGCTGCAGCAGCATCTCGACGCGATCGGGTTCGACCTGGTCGGTTACGGCTGCACGACCTGCATCGGCAACTCGGGCCCGCTGGCCGAGCCGATCTCGAATGCGATCAACGGCAACGACATCGTCGCCGCCAGCGTGCTGTCGGGCAACCGCAATTTCGAAGGGCGCGTGTCGCCCGACGTGCGCGCGAACTTCCTCGCATCCCCGCCGCTGGTGGTCGCCTACGCGCTCAAGGGAACGGTGACCGAGGACATGATCGACACACCGATCGGCACCGGCAGCGACGGGACGGACGTCTATCTCAAGGACATCTGGCCGTCGAATGACGAGATCGCCACCATCCGCGCGGGCGCGATCGACCGTGCGATGTTCACCGCCCGCTACGCCGACGTCTACAAGGGCGATGCGCACTGGCAGGCGATCGACGTCACCGGCTCGGACACTTATTCGTGGCGCGCCGGATCGACCTATGTCGCCAACCCGCCGTACTTCGAAGGCATGACGATGACGCCGGCCCCGGTGATGGACATCGTCGCTGCCAAGCCGCTGGCGATCCTCGGCGATTCGGTCACCACGGACCACATCAGCCCGGCCGGTTCGATCAAGGCCGACAGCCCCGCCGGGCGCTATCTGCAGGAGCACCAGGTCGCCAAGGCAGACTTCAACTCCTACGGCAGCCGCCGCGGCAACCATGAAGTGATGATGCGCGGCACGTTCGCCAACATCCGCATCAAGAACGAGATGGTCCCGGGCGTCGAAGGCGGCATGACGAAGTACGCCGGCGAGACGATGGCGATTTATGACGCGGCCATGAAGCACAAGGCCGATGGCACCCCCCTGGTGGTCGTCGCGGGCAAGGAGTACGGCACCGGCTCCTCGCGCGACTGGGCGGCCAAGGGCACCAACCTGCTCGGCGTGCGCGCGGTGATCGTCGAGAGCTTCGAGCGCATCCACCGCTCGAACCTCGTCGGCATGGGCGTCCTGCCGTTGCAGTTCCGTGAAGGCGAGAGCCGCCAGACGCTCAAGTTGACTGGCGACGACACGTTCACCATCCGCGGCCTGGCCGAGATCAAGCCGCAGCAGGACGTCGAGGTCGAGGTCACCCGCGCCGACGGATCGACTTTCACGTTCACCGCCAGGTGCCGGATCGATACCGCCAACGAGCTGGAATACTTCGCCAACGGCGGCATCCTCCATTACGTGCTGCGCAAGCTCGCCGCCTGA
- the ruvB gene encoding Holliday junction branch migration DNA helicase RuvB encodes MTEPAPLHSPQRLPDDPDAALRPKSLGEFVGQEAARENLRVFVDAARARGEAMDHVLFFGPPGLGKTTLAQIVAKELGVGFRATSGPVIGKAGDLAALLTNLEAGDVLFIDEIHRLNPVVEEVLYPAMEDRALDLIIGEGPSARSVRIDLPPFTLIGATTRQGLLTTPLRDRFGIPVRLNFYTVEELEGVVTRGARLLGLSIEEGGAREIARRSRGTPRVAGRLLRRVRDFAHAAAAGTVTAAVADAALTRLEIDRLGLDAMDRRYLSMIAGIYKGGPVGVETLAAGLAEPRDTVEEVIEPYLIQLGLVARTARGRCLNDAGWTHLEMTPPSGSQAGLFDPGK; translated from the coding sequence ATGACTGAACCTGCTCCGCTTCATTCCCCCCAGCGTCTTCCCGACGACCCCGACGCCGCGCTGCGCCCCAAGTCGCTCGGCGAGTTCGTCGGGCAGGAGGCGGCGCGGGAAAACCTGCGGGTGTTCGTCGATGCCGCCAGGGCGCGCGGCGAAGCGATGGACCACGTGCTGTTTTTCGGCCCGCCGGGGCTGGGCAAGACCACGCTCGCCCAGATCGTCGCCAAGGAGCTCGGCGTGGGCTTTCGCGCCACCAGCGGTCCGGTGATCGGCAAGGCCGGGGATCTCGCCGCGCTGCTGACCAACCTCGAAGCGGGCGACGTGCTGTTCATCGACGAGATCCACCGGCTCAATCCGGTGGTCGAGGAAGTGCTCTATCCGGCGATGGAGGACCGCGCGCTCGACCTCATCATTGGCGAAGGGCCCTCGGCACGCTCGGTGCGGATCGACCTGCCACCGTTCACCCTGATCGGCGCGACCACCCGCCAGGGGCTGTTGACCACGCCGCTGCGCGACCGGTTCGGCATTCCCGTGCGGCTCAATTTCTACACGGTCGAGGAACTGGAGGGGGTGGTCACGCGCGGCGCGCGGCTGCTCGGCCTCTCCATCGAGGAAGGCGGCGCGCGCGAGATCGCCCGGCGGAGCCGCGGCACCCCGCGTGTGGCGGGACGGTTGTTGCGGCGGGTGCGGGACTTCGCCCACGCGGCGGCGGCCGGAACGGTCACCGCCGCGGTCGCCGATGCCGCGCTGACCCGCCTGGAGATCGACCGGCTGGGGCTCGATGCGATGGATCGCCGCTACCTTTCGATGATCGCGGGCATCTACAAGGGCGGGCCGGTGGGCGTGGAGACGCTGGCTGCGGGCCTCGCCGAGCCGCGTGACACGGTGGAAGAAGTGATCGAGCCTTACCTCATCCAGCTCGGCCTCGTCGCCCGCACCGCGCGCGGGCGGTGCCTCAACGATGCCGGGTGGACCCATCTCGAGATGACGCCGCCGAGCGGCAGCCAGGCGGGGCTGTTCGACCCGGGAAAATAG
- a CDS encoding ankyrin repeat domain-containing protein: protein MPNLIDVFANDSPRSCAKVRSSGSPRLILSLALLFAGTIGGAGPVAAQDVVEMQLSAAARECRPSEVSALLAKGADVNSVNSGGYTPLMLAAGEGCIEAVKLLIAAGADTGAAHPTFGTATAQAKMNRQAKVLALLEGGVRSGPTPATPPSAPPTEKTNSGATAREANFAAGSSRWPAIGHYQVGQNVIYSGSGGKTWDRGVIKDIDPKYGYSIVDGPSGSYSNYFVVAPEREPFWTSYFVGDWRISVPVATGLLTDGRNVYRTVSGGMRLPPLRISADGTYSWRVQTSSGARTIRGQWKPNPVAPGVILENGENDADWLVYNNTDALSTLGETIILSSDCCTHYDGSRLK from the coding sequence ATGCCGAACTTGATCGACGTCTTTGCCAACGACAGCCCTCGCTCATGCGCGAAAGTGCGATCGAGCGGGTCGCCAAGGCTGATTTTGTCGCTGGCGTTGCTTTTTGCCGGGACGATTGGCGGGGCTGGTCCCGTGGCGGCGCAGGACGTGGTCGAAATGCAGCTCAGCGCGGCGGCAAGGGAGTGCCGGCCGTCCGAAGTATCGGCCCTGTTGGCGAAGGGCGCGGACGTGAACTCGGTGAACTCGGGCGGCTACACGCCCCTCATGCTCGCTGCGGGCGAGGGATGCATCGAAGCGGTCAAGCTGCTGATCGCGGCCGGTGCCGATACCGGCGCGGCACATCCAACGTTCGGCACCGCGACGGCTCAGGCGAAGATGAACCGGCAGGCGAAGGTGCTGGCTCTGCTGGAAGGTGGCGTCCGGTCCGGGCCGACGCCCGCTACGCCGCCTTCGGCACCTCCAACCGAAAAGACGAATAGCGGAGCGACGGCCAGGGAAGCGAACTTCGCGGCAGGTTCCTCCAGGTGGCCGGCGATCGGTCATTACCAGGTGGGGCAGAACGTCATCTATTCGGGCAGTGGCGGCAAGACCTGGGATCGCGGCGTCATCAAGGACATCGATCCCAAGTACGGCTACAGCATCGTCGATGGCCCAAGCGGCAGCTACAGCAATTACTTCGTCGTAGCGCCGGAGCGCGAGCCTTTCTGGACTTCGTACTTCGTTGGCGACTGGCGCATCAGCGTGCCCGTCGCGACGGGCTTGCTGACGGACGGGCGCAATGTCTACCGCACCGTCAGTGGGGGGATGCGACTGCCGCCACTGCGGATTTCCGCCGACGGCACTTATAGCTGGCGGGTCCAGACTTCGTCTGGGGCAAGGACGATCCGTGGGCAGTGGAAGCCCAATCCGGTGGCACCCGGCGTGATCCTCGAGAATGGCGAAAACGACGCAGACTGGCTTGTTTACAACAACACCGACGCGCTCAGCACTCTGGGAGAGACGATCATCCTCTCCAGCGATTGCTGCACGCATTACGATGGCTCACGCCTGAAGTGA
- the ahpF gene encoding alkyl hydroperoxide reductase subunit F: MLDAAMQTQLKNYLANLREPIELVASLGDDAKSAQTRDLLNEIAALHEMVSASFDGDDDRKPSFVIRRASDPARWVRFAGLPMGHEFTSLVLALLWAGGHPPKVDPETLEQVRNLEGDFAFEMYFSLSCHNCPDVVQALTLMALENPRVTATLIEGGAYQAEVEQRGVLAVPATFLNGEPFWNGKMELAEILARLDTGASAKAAAKLSEKPPFEVLVIGGGPAGVAASIYTARKGFTTGIAAERFGGQLNDTLGIENLPGTAYTEGPKLAGELKGQVEANGIELINLAAAERLEPARQAGGLHSVHFAGGGTLKTRSLILATGARWRNLGVPGEAEYRNKGVAYCPHCDGPLFKGKRIAVIGGGNSGVEAAIDLAKIVGHVTLIEFDARLRADAVLQAKLQSMGNVDILTGAQTTEVLGENGRVSGLKWKDRTSGEEREIALEGVFVQIGLVPNTEWLKDSGLELSPHGEIVTDGEGRTNVPGVFAAGDATTVPYKQIVVAMGEGSKAALSAFDYLIRTEAPEDIAQAA; encoded by the coding sequence ATGCTCGACGCAGCGATGCAGACCCAGCTCAAGAACTACCTCGCCAACCTGCGCGAGCCGATCGAGCTCGTCGCATCGCTGGGTGACGATGCGAAGTCGGCCCAGACGCGCGACCTGCTGAACGAGATCGCTGCGCTGCACGAGATGGTCAGTGCCAGTTTCGACGGTGATGACGATCGCAAGCCCAGCTTCGTGATCCGCCGCGCGAGCGATCCGGCCCGCTGGGTGCGCTTCGCCGGGCTGCCGATGGGACACGAATTCACCTCGCTCGTGCTCGCGCTGCTATGGGCCGGCGGACATCCGCCGAAGGTCGATCCCGAAACGCTTGAGCAGGTCCGCAATCTCGAAGGCGATTTCGCGTTCGAGATGTATTTTTCGCTCTCGTGCCACAACTGCCCGGACGTCGTGCAGGCGCTCACCCTGATGGCGCTGGAAAACCCGCGCGTGACCGCCACCCTGATCGAAGGCGGCGCCTACCAGGCCGAAGTCGAGCAGCGCGGCGTGCTCGCGGTGCCCGCGACCTTCCTCAATGGCGAGCCGTTCTGGAACGGCAAGATGGAGCTGGCCGAAATTCTCGCCCGGCTGGACACCGGCGCTTCCGCCAAGGCGGCGGCGAAGCTGTCCGAAAAACCGCCGTTCGAAGTATTGGTGATCGGCGGCGGCCCTGCCGGCGTCGCCGCGTCCATCTACACCGCGCGCAAGGGCTTCACGACCGGCATTGCCGCGGAACGCTTCGGCGGTCAGCTCAACGATACGCTCGGGATCGAGAACCTGCCCGGCACCGCCTATACAGAGGGACCGAAACTCGCGGGCGAACTCAAGGGGCAGGTCGAGGCGAACGGGATCGAGCTCATTAACCTCGCCGCGGCCGAGCGGCTCGAGCCCGCGCGGCAGGCGGGCGGGCTGCACTCCGTCCATTTCGCAGGCGGCGGCACGCTCAAGACCCGCAGCCTGATCCTCGCGACGGGCGCGCGCTGGCGCAACCTCGGCGTGCCGGGCGAGGCGGAGTACCGAAACAAGGGCGTGGCATATTGCCCGCACTGCGACGGCCCGCTTTTCAAGGGCAAGCGGATCGCGGTGATCGGAGGCGGCAACTCGGGCGTCGAAGCGGCGATCGACCTTGCCAAGATCGTCGGTCACGTCACCTTGATCGAATTCGATGCCAGGCTGCGCGCCGACGCGGTGCTGCAGGCCAAGCTGCAGAGCATGGGCAACGTCGATATCCTCACCGGCGCGCAGACCACCGAAGTGCTCGGCGAGAACGGCCGGGTCAGCGGGCTCAAGTGGAAGGACCGCACTTCCGGCGAAGAGCGTGAAATCGCGCTCGAAGGCGTGTTCGTGCAGATCGGCCTTGTCCCCAACACCGAATGGCTGAAGGACAGCGGGCTGGAGCTCTCGCCCCACGGGGAGATCGTCACCGACGGCGAGGGGCGCACAAACGTTCCGGGCGTGTTCGCCGCGGGCGATGCGACGACCGTGCCCTACAAGCAGATCGTCGTGGCGATGGGCGAAGGATCGAAGGCCGCGCTCTCCGCGTTCGACTACCTGATTCGCACCGAGGCGCCCGAGGATATTGCTCAGGCGGCATGA
- the ahpC gene encoding alkyl hydroperoxide reductase subunit C encodes MGIVGSQIQPFTATAFQAGKDFFQVTDGDVAGKWAVFFFYPADFTFVCPTELEDLGEHYAMLQKLGVEVYAVSTDTHFSHKAWHDTSDKIGKLQFPFLGDQNHVLARNFGVLREGQGLADRGTFVVDPDGVIQLVEITSEGVGRNANELVRKIRAAQYVRNNPGQVCPAAWEEGEETLAPSLDLVGKL; translated from the coding sequence ATGGGTATCGTCGGCAGCCAGATCCAGCCGTTCACCGCCACCGCCTTCCAGGCCGGCAAGGACTTCTTCCAGGTCACCGACGGCGACGTCGCCGGCAAGTGGGCCGTATTCTTCTTCTATCCGGCGGACTTCACGTTCGTCTGCCCGACCGAGCTCGAAGACCTCGGCGAGCATTACGCGATGCTGCAGAAGCTGGGCGTCGAAGTCTATGCCGTCAGCACCGACACGCATTTCAGCCACAAGGCCTGGCATGACACCAGCGACAAGATCGGCAAGCTGCAGTTCCCGTTCCTGGGCGATCAGAACCACGTCCTCGCCCGCAACTTCGGCGTCCTGCGCGAAGGCCAGGGCCTGGCCGACCGCGGCACCTTCGTGGTTGATCCCGATGGCGTGATCCAGCTGGTCGAAATCACCAGCGAAGGTGTCGGCCGCAATGCCAACGAGCTGGTGCGCAAGATCCGCGCGGCCCAGTACGTCCGCAACAACCCCGGCCAGGTCTGCCCTGCCGCCTGGGAAGAAGGCGAAGAGACACTGGCGCCGAGCCTCGATCTCGTCGGCAAGCTCTAA